In a single window of the Streptomyces cinnabarinus genome:
- a CDS encoding VOC family protein yields MITTEPTPGVPCWLDLGAPDVPAAAAFYGTVLGWQYEPMEGGGEDMEGGMFRRDGKTVAGLGKLTEEGARSAWMIYYNVADADATTQAVEKAGGTVRVPPRDLGDWGRMAQFNDPQGGQFAVWQPGTDAGMELVEKPGSLSWTELYTSDADAAKKFYGDVFGWSYSDMALPDDAGAYSLITPEGLPEERMQGGIMPLPEEALALNNGKPYWHPVFNVEDCDAAIARVTASGGTVQMGPEDAEGVGRLAVCVDPSGADFVVLKPLES; encoded by the coding sequence ATGATCACCACCGAACCCACCCCCGGCGTCCCCTGTTGGCTCGACCTCGGCGCACCCGACGTGCCCGCCGCCGCGGCCTTCTACGGCACCGTGCTCGGCTGGCAGTACGAGCCCATGGAGGGCGGCGGCGAGGACATGGAAGGCGGAATGTTCCGCCGGGACGGCAAGACCGTCGCGGGGCTCGGCAAGCTCACCGAGGAGGGCGCCCGATCGGCCTGGATGATCTACTACAACGTCGCCGACGCCGACGCCACCACCCAGGCGGTCGAGAAGGCGGGCGGCACGGTGCGGGTCCCGCCGCGGGACCTCGGCGACTGGGGCCGGATGGCCCAGTTCAACGATCCGCAGGGCGGTCAGTTCGCCGTCTGGCAGCCCGGCACGGACGCGGGCATGGAACTCGTGGAAAAGCCGGGCTCGCTGTCCTGGACCGAGCTGTACACCAGTGACGCCGACGCGGCGAAGAAGTTCTACGGCGATGTCTTCGGCTGGTCGTACAGCGACATGGCACTGCCGGACGACGCCGGCGCGTACTCCCTGATCACCCCGGAGGGGCTGCCCGAGGAGCGGATGCAGGGCGGCATCATGCCCCTGCCCGAGGAAGCCCTCGCCCTCAACAACGGGAAGCCGTACTGGCACCCGGTCTTCAACGTCGAGGACTGCGACGCGGCGATCGCCCGGGTCACCGCGAGCGGCGGCACCGTGCAGATGGGGCCCGAGGACGCCGAGGGCGTGGGCCGGCTCGCCGTGTGCGTGGACCCGTCGGGCGCGGACTTCGTGGTGCTGAAGCCCCTCGAGAGCTGA
- a CDS encoding Ppx/GppA family phosphatase: protein MRISVVDVGSNTVRLVVADAQDGVPLPVHTAKWRLRLAEHVRPGDAIPEEAVERLVGAVAEASRTAARWRAAEPPAFATAVVRAAPNRAEVLREVRARTGVDLCTLPGELEAELTFLGARRWMGWRSGPLALLDIGGGSLEVAFGRGRLPDFAASLPLGAGRLTHEFFDGDDPPDPEQVRALRRKVRHQLRDVAARIRWEGPRTAVATSRTLQQLGRLCGAAPGRDGPFVERLLHRRDLRGAADRLAALPALDRALLPGISAPRAAQSLAGAVVAHTAMKLTGLRTLTVCPWAIREGVLLRHIEDGATWWSQVARLDEAPAPPDPVPLRLAGAAT, encoded by the coding sequence ATGCGAATCAGCGTGGTGGATGTGGGTTCGAACACGGTCCGGCTGGTGGTGGCGGACGCCCAGGACGGTGTCCCGCTGCCGGTGCACACCGCCAAGTGGCGGCTGCGACTGGCCGAACATGTCCGTCCGGGGGACGCGATTCCGGAGGAGGCCGTCGAGCGACTGGTCGGCGCGGTCGCCGAGGCGAGCCGGACCGCGGCCCGGTGGCGCGCGGCCGAGCCGCCGGCCTTCGCGACGGCCGTGGTGCGGGCCGCCCCGAACCGGGCCGAGGTGCTGCGCGAGGTCCGGGCGCGGACCGGGGTGGATCTGTGCACCCTGCCGGGCGAGCTGGAGGCCGAGCTGACGTTCCTCGGGGCGCGGCGGTGGATGGGCTGGCGGTCGGGGCCGCTCGCGCTGCTGGACATCGGCGGCGGCTCGCTGGAGGTGGCCTTCGGCCGCGGCAGGCTGCCGGACTTCGCGGCCTCGCTGCCGCTCGGCGCGGGACGGCTGACCCATGAGTTCTTCGACGGCGACGATCCACCGGATCCCGAGCAGGTCCGGGCGCTGCGCCGCAAGGTCCGCCATCAGCTGCGGGACGTGGCGGCCCGGATCCGCTGGGAGGGCCCGCGTACGGCGGTGGCGACCTCGCGGACGCTCCAGCAGCTCGGCCGCCTGTGCGGGGCCGCGCCCGGCCGTGACGGCCCGTTCGTCGAACGCCTTCTGCACCGCCGCGACCTGCGCGGGGCCGCCGACCGGCTGGCCGCGCTGCCCGCCCTCGACCGCGCCCTGCTGCCCGGCATCTCCGCGCCGCGCGCGGCCCAGAGCCTGGCCGGAGCGGTAGTGGCCCACACGGCGATGAAGCTGACGGGCCTGAGAACCCTCACCGTCTGCCCCTGGGCCATCCGGGAGGGAGTCCTCCTGCGCCACATCGAGGACGGCGCTACCTGGTGGTCCCAGGTCGCCCGCCTGGACGAGGCCCCGGCGCCGCCCGATCCGGTGCCGCTGCGCCTGGCGGGCGCGGCCACCTGA
- a CDS encoding subtilase-type protease inhibitor, whose protein sequence is MRNTARWAATLGLTAAAVCGPLATAAPAAPGPAPASLYAPSALVLTVAHGESAALAAPERAVTLVCAPGAGASGTHPAAGEACAELRAAQGDFDALASADNMMCTREYDPVVVTVDGVWRGQRVSYERTYSNECVKSSLGASVFAF, encoded by the coding sequence ATGCGGAACACCGCGCGCTGGGCAGCGACCCTCGGCCTGACGGCCGCCGCCGTCTGCGGCCCCCTCGCCACGGCCGCCCCCGCGGCCCCCGGCCCCGCGCCCGCCTCGCTCTACGCCCCCTCGGCGCTGGTGCTCACCGTGGCACACGGTGAGAGCGCGGCGCTCGCCGCCCCGGAGCGCGCCGTCACCCTGGTCTGCGCCCCCGGAGCCGGAGCCTCCGGCACGCACCCGGCGGCCGGTGAGGCGTGCGCCGAACTACGCGCCGCCCAAGGGGACTTCGACGCGCTCGCGAGCGCCGACAACATGATGTGCACCAGGGAGTACGACCCCGTCGTCGTCACGGTCGACGGCGTCTGGCGGGGTCAGCGGGTCTCGTACGAGCGGACCTACTCCAACGAGTGCGTGAAGAGCTCCCTCGGCGCGAGCGTCTTCGCGTTCTGA
- a CDS encoding MFS transporter produces MSQKTLTDSAPVGAAQEPRAASAKRWWILAIVAVAQLMVVLDATIVNIALPSAQADLGFTDGNRQWIVTAYALAFASLLLLGGRIADLFGRKPAFLIGVIGFAGASALGGAATSFEMLVTARALQGAFGALLAPAALSLLNTTFTDARERAKAFSVYGAIAGAGGAVGLLLGGILTDALDWRWTLYVNVPIALVALAGGWLLLSNHRDAANSKLDVPGTILVAAGLFALVYGFSNAESHDWNSPLTWGFLLAGGVLLAAFTWWQTKAAHPLLPLRILLDRDRAASFLTVLITGAGMFGVFLFLTYYLQLNLGFSPTRTGVAFLPMVGALMVTAQLGTTVLVPRIGPKIVLPLGFAVATAGMAWLSGIGVGSDYLTAVLPQLIIIGAGLGLVMPPAMQLATGGVAAEDAGVASATVNAMQQVGGSIGTALLSTLAASAATDYLSGRDATSKLVQAQATIESYTTAFWWSAGLFAAGAVISLFLFRRGVPEQDAEAAPVVHM; encoded by the coding sequence ATGTCCCAGAAGACCCTGACCGACAGCGCGCCCGTGGGCGCCGCGCAGGAGCCGCGGGCCGCCTCGGCCAAGCGCTGGTGGATCCTCGCGATCGTCGCCGTGGCCCAGCTCATGGTGGTGCTGGACGCCACCATCGTGAACATCGCCCTGCCCTCGGCCCAGGCCGACCTCGGCTTCACCGACGGCAACCGGCAGTGGATCGTCACGGCGTACGCGCTGGCGTTCGCCTCGCTGCTGCTGCTCGGCGGCCGGATAGCGGACCTCTTCGGCCGCAAGCCCGCCTTCCTGATCGGTGTGATCGGCTTCGCCGGTGCCTCCGCGCTCGGCGGTGCCGCCACCAGCTTCGAGATGCTGGTCACCGCCCGCGCCCTCCAGGGGGCCTTCGGCGCCCTGCTCGCGCCCGCCGCGCTCTCGCTGCTCAACACCACGTTCACCGACGCCCGCGAGCGCGCCAAGGCGTTCAGCGTGTACGGCGCCATCGCCGGTGCCGGTGGCGCGGTGGGCCTGCTGCTCGGCGGGATACTGACCGACGCGCTGGACTGGCGCTGGACGCTGTACGTGAACGTGCCGATCGCCCTCGTCGCCCTGGCCGGCGGCTGGCTGCTGCTCTCCAACCACCGTGACGCCGCGAACTCCAAGCTGGACGTGCCGGGCACGATCCTGGTCGCCGCCGGTCTGTTCGCCCTGGTCTACGGCTTCTCCAACGCCGAGTCCCATGACTGGAACTCCCCGCTGACCTGGGGCTTCCTGCTCGCGGGCGGGGTGCTGCTGGCAGCCTTCACCTGGTGGCAGACCAAGGCCGCGCACCCGCTGCTGCCGCTCAGGATCCTGCTCGACCGCGACCGCGCGGCCTCGTTCCTCACGGTGCTGATCACCGGCGCGGGCATGTTCGGCGTGTTCCTCTTCCTGACCTACTACCTCCAGCTCAACCTCGGCTTCAGCCCGACGAGGACGGGTGTCGCCTTCCTGCCGATGGTCGGCGCGCTGATGGTCACCGCACAGCTCGGCACCACGGTCCTGGTGCCGCGGATCGGCCCGAAGATCGTGCTGCCGCTGGGCTTCGCCGTCGCCACCGCGGGCATGGCCTGGCTGAGCGGGATCGGCGTCGGCTCCGACTATCTGACGGCCGTGCTGCCGCAGCTGATCATCATCGGCGCCGGCCTCGGCCTGGTGATGCCGCCCGCGATGCAGCTGGCCACCGGCGGAGTGGCGGCCGAGGACGCGGGCGTGGCCTCCGCGACCGTCAACGCCATGCAGCAGGTGGGCGGTTCGATCGGTACGGCGCTACTGAGCACCCTCGCCGCGAGCGCGGCGACGGACTACCTCTCCGGCCGGGACGCCACCAGCAAGCTGGTGCAGGCCCAGGCGACGATCGAAAGCTACACCACCGCCTTCTGGTGGTCGGCGGGCCTGTTCGCCGCGGGCGCGGTGATCTCCCTCTTCCTCTTCCGGCGCGGGGTGCCGGAGCAGGACGCCGAGGCCGCACCCGTCGTACACATGTGA